Proteins encoded in a region of the Natator depressus isolate rNatDep1 chromosome 23, rNatDep2.hap1, whole genome shotgun sequence genome:
- the LOC141976414 gene encoding histone H3.3A has protein sequence MARTKQTARKSTGGKAPRKQLATKAARKSAPSTGGVKKPHRYRPGTVALREIRRYQKSTELLIRKLPFQRLVREIAQDFKTDLRFQSAAIGALQEASEAYLVGLFEDTNLCAIHAKRVTIMPKDIQLARRIRGERA, from the exons ATGGCCCGTACCAAGCAGACTGCTCGTAAATCCACTGGTGGGAAAGCCCCCCGGAAACAACTGGCCACTAAAGCAGCCAGGAAAAGTGCGCCTTCCACTGGGGGAGTGAAGAAACCTCATCGTTACAG GCCTGGCACTGTGGCCCTTCGAGAGATCCGGCGGTACCAGAAATCCACCGAGCTGCTGATTCGCAAGCTCCCTTTCCAGCGTCTGGTCCGTGAAATCGCTCAGGACTTCAAGACGGATCTGCGGTTCCAGAGCGCGGCCATCGGAGCCCTGCAG GAAGCCAGTGAGGCTTATCTCGTGGGTCTCTTTGAAGACACCAACTTGTGTGCAATCCACGCCAAAAGAGTCACCATCATGCCAAAAGACATCCAGCTGGCGCGTCGTATCCGCGGCGAGCGGGCTTAA